Genomic window (Blastocatellia bacterium):
GGCGGCAGGTGAAGGGCTTATGATCTTTGAGAGGCTTGCCATCGTCGGCGTCGGGTTGATCGGCGGGTCGTTTGCGATGGCGGCGAAAGAGGCGGGCCTTGCCCGGCGCATCAGCGGCTGGGATGATCGGGCGACGCTGGAAGAGGCGCTGCGGCGCGGCCTGATTGACGAGATCGAAGAATCGTTTGCCGGCGGCGGCTTCTGCCCTGCCGACCTGATTTACCTGGCGGCGCCGGTCGGCGGCATTCTGGATTTTCTGCAAACGCATGGCAAACAGGTGAAACGCGGCGCGATTGTCACCGACGCCGGCAGCACCAAAAGGCAGGTCTGCGGGGCCGCGCGAACGGCGATTACCGAGGGCGCGACTTTTATCGGCGGCCACCCGATGGCCGGCAGTCACGAACGCGGATTGGCCAATGCGCGGGCCGGCCTTTTCCGCGATTCGGCTTATGCCTTGATTGGCGAAGACCCTGTGCCGAAGGGTTTGGACGCGGTGGCGTTGCGACTGTTCATTGAAGCGGTGCGCGCCATCGGCGCGCGGCCCGTGGTTATGAGCGCCGAGCGTCATGATCATGTGGTCGCGGCCATCAGTCATGCGCCGCAAGTATTGGCGACCGCGCTGGCCGTCAGTGTCGCCGACGCCAACGATGAAATGATGCCGCAACTGGCGGGCGCGGGTTTTGCGGATATGACGCGGCTGGCGGCAAGCCACTGGTCGGTGTGGGAAGATATTTGCGCGACGAATGGTGATGAGATTGCCGCCGCGCTCGGGCGCATCATCGGCACGCTTGAAACGCTGCGCGGGGAGCTGGCGGCAGGCGGCGGCCTGACGCAGACCGGCGCCGCCTTTCGCCGCGCTAACGAGCTGATGCGCCGCGCCGAAAAATGATGAAGCACCGTTACTAAGAATTGAACTCATTGAAGGACATTATTCATGGCGACTTATGTAATCGGAGACATTCACGGGCGACCGCATCTGCTGGATCAACTGATCCACAACGTGCCGTGGGATATTCATAATGACAAGATCGTTTTCCTGGGCGATCTCATCGACCGTGGGGCGGATGCGCCCGGTGTCATCGAGCGCATCATGAAACTTGCAAACGATAACCCGAACGTCGTCGTCCTGCGCGGCAACCACGAACAGATGATGCTCGATTGTCTCGACTATGGCGACTTGCAATGGCTGATCCCTGAAAACGGCGGGCTGGCGACGCTGACCGGCTATGGGTTTGACCTCGACGAATTGCAGGACGTTTCCGATATTCACATCCCCGAAGCGCACGTCGAGTTCATGCGCAGCTTGCCCTACTATCACGAAGACGAGCAGGCGATCTATGTTCACGCCGGGTTGATCCCCGGCGAATTGCCGGAGAACACCGACCCGGACGTGCTGCTCTGGACTCGCGATTTCGACTTCTTCAGAGGCTATGAAGGCAAGCTCTGTTTCTTTGGCCACACGCCGACGCATTATCTGCCCAAAGACGGGCGCACGCGCCGCTTCGGCATCTACATCCACGGCAGTTGCGTCGGCATAGATACCAGTGGCGACAGTGAAAGCCCGCTCTCTTGCATCGAGGTTGAAAACTTCGCTTTGTACCAAGCCCATCCCGCAGGCCATGTCGAAGTCGAACGGCTGCGCTCGCGCAAGCCCGCCGCTCAACCCGCCAAAGTCGCTTTGTGAAGCCCCTCGCCCTAATGCGAATCGCCCTCTCCGCAAGCGTCGCGCGAAGGCTCGCTTGCGCGCTGTGGTTAGCGGCGCTGCTTGGCGTGCTCGCCTGCAAAAGCATCTTGCTTGATGAGCGATTTCACGGCGGCGAGCTGACGCGCTGGGCGGTGATGGACGATCCTGAAACGGTCGAGGGGCCATCGGTGTGGCGCGTCGAAGCGGACGGCTGGTTGCACCAGCGCAGCAATATCTGGGGCCGGCGCGGCGATTTCATTGGGCGCTGGTACGGCACCATGTTGGTCGCGGGCTTCGCAAGCTGGCGGGATTACGCCTTCACTGTGAAAGCCAAGGCGAATGACAACGACGGCTTCGGCGTGGTCTTTCGCCTACAGGACGGCGAGCATTTCTATCGCCTGCTCCTCATCAATGATGGGATGAGCGGCGGCCCGCTGGCGCGGTTAGACAAACGCGAAGGCGCTGACTACACTGAACTTTGGTCGACACAGCGCACTTATAAGCAGGGAGCCGAGCTCCAAATCGAGGTCACCGCCGAGGGCGACCACCTGAGCGGCAAGCTGGATGGGCAGCCATTGTTTGATGTGCGGGACACGGCTTACAGAAGCGGCAAGGTCGGGCTGTTCTGCTACGCACAGAACGATCAAGCGTTTGATGATGTGCGCGTCAGCGAGCGTTAAGAGGGAAGCATCATGACACGAGCCGTCATTATCAGCGGCGCGCGAACGGCTATCGGGTCGTTTGGCGGCGCACTCAAAGACACGCCAACCCGCGAGCTAGGGCGCGTCGTTATCGAAGCCGCAACGCAGCGTGCGGGAATAGATAAGGGCGACATTGAAGAAGTCATTATGGGCAACGTGCTGCAAGCCGGCGGCGGCATGAACGCGGCGCGGCAATCGGCAATCGCCGCCGGCATCCCTGATGCGGTGCCTTCGTTCACCGTCAACAAGGTGTGTGGCTCCGGGCTGAAAGCCGTTGCCCTGGCCGCGCAAGCCATCGTCGCCGGCGACGCTGACTTGATTATCGCCGGCGGCGTTGAATCGATGAGCCGCGCGCCTTATTTGTTAAAGGAGGCGCGCTGGGGCTATCGCATGGGCAACGGCGAGATGATCGATTCGCTGTTGAGCGAAGGCTTGACCTGCGCGCTGGCCGGTTGCCACATGGGGATTACCGCCGAAAACGTCGCCGCCAAGTATGGCATCGCGCGCGCCGATCAGGATGCTTTTGCCGCGGAGAGCCAGCGCCGTGCCGCCGAAGCCATCGCCGCGGGCCGCTTCAAGGAAGAGATCGTGCCGGTCATGATCCCGCAGAAGAAAGGCGAGCCGCTGGCTTTTCAAACCGACGAGTACCCGCGCGCTGCTACCAACGCGGATGCGCTGGCGAAATTGCGCCCGGCGTTTATGAAAGAGAACGGCTCGGTGACGGCGGGCAATGCTTCGGGGATCAACGACGGCGCGGCGGCGCTCATTGTCGCCAGCCAGGAGCGCGTTCGTTTGATGGAGCTGGCGCCGATGGCAACCATTGTCGCTTACGCGGCGGGCGGCGTTGATCCTAAGCTAATGGGAATGGGGCCTGTGCCGGCCATTGAGCGGGCTCTTGAAAAAGCCGAGCTGACGCTTGCCGATATCGATCTGTTCGAGCTGAACGAAGCCTTTGCGGCGCAGAGTCTCGCCGTCGTCCGTGAGCTTGGCCTTGACCCGGCGCGCGTCAACGTCAATGGCGGCGCAATCGCTCTGGGTCATCCGATTGGCGCAAGCGGCGCGCGTGTCCTGGTGACCTTGCTCTATGAGATGCGTCGCCGCAACGTCCGGCGCGGGCTCGCGGCGCTGTGCATTGGCGGCGGGCAGGGAATCGCCATGATCGTCGAGCGATAATTGCCAGCCGCGCGTGGAGGAATCATCTGCATGAGTCGCAAAGTAATTGTCCTTAACCTTCTACTTTTCCTTATCGTGCCCGCGGCAATGGCGCGGCAGCAGCCGGAAAAGCCGCAAGCCTCTGCCAGCCAAACATCCGAAGAAGCCGTCAACCTGATGATTAAGCAGCAGCGTTATGATGAAGCCATCGTGCTGCTGGAAGACGCCCTTAAACGCGAGCCGAATGCCGCCGACCTGTACCAGCGGCTCGGCAAGACCCGCTTCGTCAAGAGTGTGGCGACCAGAGACGCCGCGCTTGAGGCAAAGGCATTCGAGTCGTTTCGCCGCGCCGTCGAGCTGGCGCCGCAGCGCCCCGACCTGCTTCATTCGCTCGCGGCTGCCCTGATGCTGACGCGGCGAAATGACGAAGCCATCGCGGTCTGTGATCGCGCGATTGGCCGCGACGCCACCTACCTGCCCGCCTACGCGCTCAAGTGGGAAGTGATGTTGAAGCGGCCGGACATTGAAACGCAGGCGCAAGCGGTCCGCGCGGAGATTGACCGGCTGCTCGCCGCAAACAAGAGCGAGCCGGCGCTCGCCATCGCCAGCAAGGGCTTCGAGATGATCGCCGATGAACAGGCGATGGAGAAGATCAATGACCGTGTATTGAGTGAGTATCCGAAAGGCGATTGGGCACAAAACATTCTTGCTCAGCGCGCTTTTGAAGAACCGGACAACGACAAGCGGGCCGGCCTGCTTGACGCCTTCATCGCCCGTTATCCCGCTGACCCGCGCGCTTCGCTGATTTATTCAGAGATGTTTCGCATCCGGGCCCAGCAAGCGGCGTCGCCCATCGCTCGCCTCGCGGAAATCGGTGATGCGTGGATCGCTCATGCGACGGGGACGGCTTATTTGATGGTTCTCGCGCGAGCCAAAGTCGCGCTCGTTCTTGCCGAGCGGCACGGCAATCTCGATCACGCTGAAGCGGTCGCTAAAGACGCCGTGAAGATCGCGCAGGGCCTGACGACGGATTCGCCGCTGGTTGCCGGCGAGCCGCCCGCCGACCGCGAGCCGCTGATTGCGCGGCTCAAACTGGACGCGCAGATGGCGCTCGGCTTCGTGCATCTGCGGCAGGGACGGATTGCCGACGCCGCTGGCGAGTTGAGCGGCCCGCTGGAAGCGGTCGTCAAGCAGGTCGAACGCGACGGCTATGTCCTCTGGCGTGATGCCGACCTGCGCGAGCTTGGCCTGCCGCCCCGCGTTCTCTGGCTTGCCGAGCTTTATCAGGCGCAAGGCAAGTACGATAAGGCCGCGAAGTACTTGCTCGCCGCCGTCAGCGATGAAGATTACAGAAACCGAATCGTCCAATCGCAACTGCCCTTGGTTTACAGCAAGCTTGGGCGCACGGCGCAGGCGGCCTCGGCAGACTTCGATCAAGCCATGCAGCGTTATCGCGCTTTGACGACGACGACCGCGGGAGTCCGCGACGAAGAGAAGCGGCGATTGCTGGCGACCCGCATGGATGTGGCGGCTCCCGACTTCAAAGTGACACGGCTCGACAAGAAAGCCGTGAGCCTTGCGGACCTCAAAGGCAAAGTGGCGGTGCTGGTCTTCTGGGCGACATGGTGCGGGCCGTGTATGGTCGAGATGCCGCGGCTTCAGGAAGCCGTCAAGAAATACGCCGCCAACCCGGAGGTGATTTTTCTTGCCATCAGCGTGGACGAGCGCAGGCTCGCCGTTCGCCCCTTCATCGAGCGCAACGGTTTTCGCCTGCCCGTGGCTTATGATGAAACCGGGGCCGGGGCGTTCGGCGTCAGCGGCATCCCGACGATGGTTATTCTTGACCGCCGGGGGCGCGTCGCCTTCCGCGAACAGGGAATGGGCGGCGATGCCGACCGTTACGTCGAGCGGCTGAGCTGGCGCATCGATGAGCTACTGAGCGAGAAACCCGCCGGCGACAATTCGAAGGTGACGAATGAATGAAATGGGCCACCCTTTGATGCGCATTACACCCGGCTCGCCGGTGATCGTCTATCTGCACAGCCCGCGCGAAAAGCTTTGGGGCTTGATGTATGAGCTGAACACGGCGGGGGTTTTCCTGCGCGGCATCGATCTGAACGCGTTCGACGACTGGACGGCGATGATCGTTCGTGGCGAGCGCAACATCGGCCTCAGTCATGTCTTCGTGCCGATGTGGCGCGTCGAGCGGTTATCGCTGGATGAAACGATTGACGACCTGCCTTCGATGGCCGACCGCTTTCTTCAGCGCGTCGGCATCACGGTTAATGAGTACCTGGGACTTTAGGAATTGCGGATTGCGGAATCTGGAACCTCGGATTCTCTTCAGAGCTTAATATTGCCCAATATTGAATAGAATTCAGGGATGAGTTCGATAATCCGCAATCCGCAATCCGCAATTCTTCATTGCTCCTGAAGGTGCTGAAAGACTTCCGGGTCAATCTTCGCTGAATAGACCGCCGTGTTGATGATGATCTCCTGAACAAATTTGCCATCCTGGGTCATCAAACGGCGTACAGGCACGAGCGTGTTCTGCACCACCTTGAACGGCGTGTAGAAGTATTTCAGCAGGTATTTCGTCGGCGGCTGGCTGTCGTCGAGCTTGACTTCATACTCGCACTGCACAACGCGATAGGTCTTGACGCTGACCCAGAAGCGCGTCTTGTCGCCGTTGGGCGTCGTCAGGTCGATCATGTTTGTCTCGACGCCGACCACCGTGTCCGGGCCGACCAGCTCGATCTTCGAGCCGTCTTCTTTGTAGCGCAACAGGGCCGTGTATTCGTGCGTCAACTGGGCGCGAAAGGCGCGCTCGGCGCTCGGATTCAAAGTCATATACTGGCCGTTCTGCGCCGACCAGACGCTAGCGCCGTTAAAGCCGATGACGTACTTGATGGCCGGCCGGTTGCCATCGGCGCTGCCGGGCGACATCATCTCCAGGTCAACGCGCAGCAAATCCTGCCAGGACTTCTCGCGCCGCATGGCGCGCAGGCTGTAATTGCCCGTCAGGTCGCCCTGATCGCTGGCCAGCCGGATCGTGCCTTCCTCTTGAATGGCGGCGCGCGCGGTTTCGAGCCCTTTACGCCCGCCATAAGCAAAAATCGCCGTCTCAACCAGCAGCTCAACCGGCGACAGCTTCGTCTGCGTGGCTTTGGCCTCGGCTTTCTTCTTTTCCAGCTCTTTATCTGACGGCAGCTTGCTATCGTCTTTCTGTTGAGCCGGCGCCGCCGGGCGCTGTGCTATGGCCAGCGGTGCGCCGGTGATGAAAGCGATGAGCAGTAGAGCAAAAACGTGCCGCGTGGCACTGATGTATCGCGTGGCAATCAAGCGTCCCAAGTTAGCTTCTCCTCCAAAACTCTAAATCAGTTTACTGGGATAACCTCTGGTAGTGTTTCCAACCCAAAAGATTCTAGCACATCACGAAGCGCCGGCGCAGCCGGTCGCCGCGCCACCGAGAGAATGCCGCTGCCCTACGTTATTGCGCGCCATTCAACACCGGCTGCGCCTTGCACAAGCGGTCGGGACTTTTGGTTGCCGCCTTGAAATCACTGCTATAGAATCCCCGCAGGCTAAGAAATCGGAGGGAGCTATGAAGATTGGTATACTCGTCGGGCGCGAGGGGACGTTTCCGCAGGCGCTCATCAGCGAAATCAACGGGCGGAACGCCGGCGTCACCGCCGAATATGTCAAGCTTGGCGGGGTGCGCATGGCCGCGCCGCTCGAATACGACACCATCGTAGATCGCATCTCGCATGAGATTCCGTTCTACCGCGCCTACTTGAAGTCGGCAGTGCTTTCAGGCACCAAGGTGCTAAACAATCCCTTCTGGTGGACGGCGGACGATAAATTCTTCAACTACTCGCTGGCCACTTACCTCGGCATTGCCATCCCCAAGACCGTGCTGCTGCCGCAGAAAGAGTATAAAGAGGGCGTGGTGTCGGAGAGCTTACGCAACCTGGAATACCCGCTCGACTGGCAGGGCATCATCGATTATGTCGGCCTGCCGGCGTTCATCAAACCGTACGACGGCGGCGGCTGGCGCGGGGTGTCGCGGGTCAACACCTTCGAAGAGCTGATGGAGAAGTACGACGCCAGCGGCACCGATTGCATGGTCTTGCAGGAGTTCATCCCCTTCGATCATTACGTGCGCTCGTACTGCATCGGCAAGCGCGATGTCTGCCCGATGACTTACGACCCGACCTTCCAGCGTTACCTGGTGGTTGACAATTACCTCGACCCGGCGACCGAAGATCGCGTGCGCCGCGAGACCATTCTGATTAACGAAGCGCTCGGCTATGACATCAACACCGTCGAGTTTGCGATCAAAGACGGCATCCCCTACGCGATTGATTACATGAACCCCGCGCCCGACGCCGACTGGTGGTCGGTCGGGTCAATTTACTTCAAGTGGATGGTCGAGAAGGTCGCAGACCTCGCCGTAGACACGGCGCTGCACGGCGAGCCGACCTTGAAGCAGCATCGCTGGATCGATCTGCTCAACGACGAGATCAAGCGGCCCGGCGTCGGCCAGATTGCCGGCGCATAGAAAGGACCCCGATGAGCGACGCCGTGCAGGAATACAACGCGCTGATCGAGCGGCAGCCGCAGTTGCTTGAAGCGTCACGCGATTTTCTTGAAGCTCGCCTGAACGAGGTGCAATTGATCTTTGGCGGGCGCTTGCTGACGCCTTACCTGCGGCCCCACTTCGTCACCCGCGACGAATGGCGACGCATCACCGCGGCTTGCGAGACCGTCTGGAGCGCCATTGAAAAGGTCGGACGCGAAGCGCCCGGCGACGCTTTGATGCTGGAGCAGATCGGGCTGACCGCGGGCGAGCGCGAGCTGGTCGCCGTAGACCCCGGATACCCGGACGTCTCTGTCACCTCGCGCCTGGATTCGTTCCTGACCACGAGCAGTTATCAGTTCGTTGAGCTGAACGCCGAATGCCCGGCGGGCATCGCTTATGCCGATGTGGCGGCGGAGATATTCATGGACTTGCCGCTGATGCGCGAGTTCCGCAAGACGCACGATGTCGCGCCGATGTATTGCCGCCAGCACATGCTCGACGCGCTGCTGAAGATTTACGCGGTGGCGCGCGGCCAGGGCGAGCGCCCGCAAATCGGCATCGTGGATTACA
Coding sequences:
- a CDS encoding prephenate dehydrogenase/arogenate dehydrogenase family protein, yielding MIFERLAIVGVGLIGGSFAMAAKEAGLARRISGWDDRATLEEALRRGLIDEIEESFAGGGFCPADLIYLAAPVGGILDFLQTHGKQVKRGAIVTDAGSTKRQVCGAARTAITEGATFIGGHPMAGSHERGLANARAGLFRDSAYALIGEDPVPKGLDAVALRLFIEAVRAIGARPVVMSAERHDHVVAAISHAPQVLATALAVSVADANDEMMPQLAGAGFADMTRLAASHWSVWEDICATNGDEIAAALGRIIGTLETLRGELAAGGGLTQTGAAFRRANELMRRAEK
- a CDS encoding metallophosphoesterase family protein — encoded protein: MATYVIGDIHGRPHLLDQLIHNVPWDIHNDKIVFLGDLIDRGADAPGVIERIMKLANDNPNVVVLRGNHEQMMLDCLDYGDLQWLIPENGGLATLTGYGFDLDELQDVSDIHIPEAHVEFMRSLPYYHEDEQAIYVHAGLIPGELPENTDPDVLLWTRDFDFFRGYEGKLCFFGHTPTHYLPKDGRTRRFGIYIHGSCVGIDTSGDSESPLSCIEVENFALYQAHPAGHVEVERLRSRKPAAQPAKVAL
- a CDS encoding acetyl-CoA C-acetyltransferase, with amino-acid sequence MTRAVIISGARTAIGSFGGALKDTPTRELGRVVIEAATQRAGIDKGDIEEVIMGNVLQAGGGMNAARQSAIAAGIPDAVPSFTVNKVCGSGLKAVALAAQAIVAGDADLIIAGGVESMSRAPYLLKEARWGYRMGNGEMIDSLLSEGLTCALAGCHMGITAENVAAKYGIARADQDAFAAESQRRAAEAIAAGRFKEEIVPVMIPQKKGEPLAFQTDEYPRAATNADALAKLRPAFMKENGSVTAGNASGINDGAAALIVASQERVRLMELAPMATIVAYAAGGVDPKLMGMGPVPAIERALEKAELTLADIDLFELNEAFAAQSLAVVRELGLDPARVNVNGGAIALGHPIGASGARVLVTLLYEMRRRNVRRGLAALCIGGGQGIAMIVER
- a CDS encoding redoxin domain-containing protein, whose translation is MSRKVIVLNLLLFLIVPAAMARQQPEKPQASASQTSEEAVNLMIKQQRYDEAIVLLEDALKREPNAADLYQRLGKTRFVKSVATRDAALEAKAFESFRRAVELAPQRPDLLHSLAAALMLTRRNDEAIAVCDRAIGRDATYLPAYALKWEVMLKRPDIETQAQAVRAEIDRLLAANKSEPALAIASKGFEMIADEQAMEKINDRVLSEYPKGDWAQNILAQRAFEEPDNDKRAGLLDAFIARYPADPRASLIYSEMFRIRAQQAASPIARLAEIGDAWIAHATGTAYLMVLARAKVALVLAERHGNLDHAEAVAKDAVKIAQGLTTDSPLVAGEPPADREPLIARLKLDAQMALGFVHLRQGRIADAAGELSGPLEAVVKQVERDGYVLWRDADLRELGLPPRVLWLAELYQAQGKYDKAAKYLLAAVSDEDYRNRIVQSQLPLVYSKLGRTAQAASADFDQAMQRYRALTTTTAGVRDEEKRRLLATRMDVAAPDFKVTRLDKKAVSLADLKGKVAVLVFWATWCGPCMVEMPRLQEAVKKYAANPEVIFLAISVDERRLAVRPFIERNGFRLPVAYDETGAGAFGVSGIPTMVILDRRGRVAFREQGMGGDADRYVERLSWRIDELLSEKPAGDNSKVTNE